In one window of Corynebacterium incognita DNA:
- a CDS encoding CGLAU_01105 family protein has product MTTENNNKALVAMLKGAGLSAREVVEEFATRFREDRAATTPSTAANYGTTEQTGNLVDRATEFVKDMAGSVSRAAEATRATPAFADAKDKIGTAFTEAKSTVEEKVKKKDAPNTTPPQDNDIIDGEVINPDNPQ; this is encoded by the coding sequence ATGACCACCGAAAACAACAACAAGGCTCTTGTCGCGATGCTGAAGGGCGCGGGCCTGAGCGCGCGCGAGGTCGTTGAGGAATTTGCTACTCGCTTCCGCGAAGACCGCGCCGCGACGACCCCGTCGACCGCCGCCAACTATGGCACCACGGAGCAGACCGGCAACCTGGTTGACCGCGCTACCGAATTCGTTAAAGACATGGCAGGCTCCGTGAGCCGCGCGGCAGAAGCAACTAGGGCAACCCCTGCTTTTGCAGACGCCAAGGACAAGATTGGCACCGCATTTACCGAGGCCAAGTCCACCGTCGAGGAGAAGGTAAAGAAGAAGGACGCGCCGAATACCACGCCGCCACAGGACAACGATATTATCGACGGAGAAGTCATCAACCCCGACAACCCGCAGTAG
- a CDS encoding DUF2516 family protein, with the protein MDLFILLNLVGWFEYGLFLLVAVAGIVGAGIALTMNDQAFDFNNRQPKLAWAAMLFVSAIACVGYPMVSMLAIIGVVVIGLFWFDVRPEVKSLMDGNGGW; encoded by the coding sequence ATGGACCTATTCATTCTGTTAAATCTCGTAGGATGGTTTGAATACGGTCTGTTTCTGCTCGTGGCTGTGGCGGGGATCGTCGGCGCCGGGATAGCGCTGACGATGAACGACCAGGCCTTCGACTTCAACAACCGGCAGCCCAAATTAGCCTGGGCGGCGATGCTGTTCGTCTCCGCCATCGCGTGCGTGGGCTACCCGATGGTATCCATGCTCGCCATTATCGGCGTCGTGGTCATCGGGCTGTTCTGGTTCGACGTACGGCCCGAAGTGAAATCCCTGATGGACGGCAATGGCGGCTGGTAA